One genomic region from Lycorma delicatula isolate Av1 chromosome 9, ASM4794821v1, whole genome shotgun sequence encodes:
- the LOC142330582 gene encoding methylglutaconyl-CoA hydratase, mitochondrial produces the protein MFCLHQFLKKFSSPLFRSNDIPKKSIRYLQGLKQSFPQQEVVLDVLEKPYKGITVLGLNKTSSKNSLSKSLIEQFNFVLENIECSERTRVLILRSLVPRVFCAGADLKERLEMTHSEVHLFVSKLRSLTTDIENLPVPVIAAIDGAALGGGLEIALACDLRICSDNVKLGLVETKLGIIPGAGGTQRLPRIVGPAIAKELIFTGRIINGSEAKHLGIVNHVVQQNVDGDAAFQKSLLIAQEIIPNGPLGVQMAKIAINKGLEVDINSGCIIEENCYARVIPTKDRIEGLLAFKEKRSPNYKGE, from the coding sequence atgttttgtttgcatCAGTTTTTGAAAAAGTTCAGTTCACCATTATTTAGAAGTAATGATATACCTAAAAAATCGATCCGTTATTTACAAGGATTGAAACAGTCGTTTCCTCAGCAAGAGGTTGTTTTAGATGTACTAGAAAAACCGTATAAAGGCATAACTGTTTTGGGGTTAAATAAAACATCATCGAAAAATTCTTTAAGTAAATCTTTAAttgaacagtttaattttgttttagaaaacatAGAATGTAGTGAAAGAACCcgtgttttaattttaagaagtttaGTTCCACGTGTATTTTGCGCCGGTGCGGATTTAAAAGAGAGATTAGAGATGACTCACTCTGAAGTACACCTATTTGTCTCGAAGTTACGATCACTTACAACCGATATAGAAAATTTACCAGTACCTGTAATAGCTGCTATTGATGGTGCTGCTTTAGGCGGCGGTTTGGAAATTGCTTTAGCCTGTGATTTGAGAATTTGCTCGGATAATGTTAAATTGGGACTTGTTGAAACTAAACTCGGTATTATTCCTGGTGCTGGAGGTACGCAAAGATTACCCCGTATTGTAGGCCCTGCCATTGCCAAAGAACTTATATTTACAGGTAGAATAATAAATGGTAGCGAAGCAAAACATTTAGGTATTGTAAATCATGTTGTACAACAAAATGTGGATGGTGATGCAgcgtttcaaaaatctttattaatagcACAGGAAATAATACCCAATGGACCACTAGGTGTTCAAATGGCAAAAATAGCTATTAATAAGGGATTAGAAGTTGATATAAACAGTGGTTGTATTATAGAAGAAAACTGTTATGCTAGGGTTATTCCAACAAAGGATAGAATTGAAGGTTTATTAGCATTTAAGGAAAAAAGAAGCCCAAATTATAAAGGAGAGTga